In the Malaya genurostris strain Urasoe2022 chromosome 1, Malgen_1.1, whole genome shotgun sequence genome, one interval contains:
- the LOC131425980 gene encoding uncharacterized protein LOC131425980 → MEPVRNNEAEENCAADASASNETQTMTEPNRSSGGNLDENRNSVEFTTMSQDLRSGILSTDSNECETSTQRCSDFTLSQARKFRSPAGNEFIKKKTSTCKKISQLNFSACFTLETLEIKLHSEGRLMLVDDDLLARVTIARPELLDGTRNFQQAKQVTLEQIRIEEVFFDGLLLERNQLRTDFVNILKDVGSKTAIDRRFAMDCISLKTIFGDDVSCGLSNYQCVCEKIMKSRSFSVQLTNAVTKLYDVECSLKRRSELLPCIPSEDNFPILVETLKQILSNASDVHRKCLLEQVPGYLSSDLENVSPGRIMLISSRDVGILADVENILDGVDFQKPLKNLANRFTANVNGFDISAFSVEQSLINPTFVLLCKSLKDLLQKIVKNSNMQCSDLIQIDTNTFWNPTPEITWKIKGNSGKCLEHEYLFIFKLLNHFEPGSNADCNSFEYKSKLFVGSENCNLAIDPSQTMQESFILCCLLDDALSSIATRNQLKAYEKILQKYVSLNQKVNQDELEFVRVVSHALVDFIACTVELVEKDEEDNLEVDRKILQKHLHLLIPEMSLGSSNTNRFHEMVEVFILFWNYRKNIIAKFSSKIDLPEMNELAPKLLDVVQLVLEKSEEAELVLEFFNTYNAFVFQLDALSFDWIVKTISGLEMQNMIPYKLIEPLNQERFPDTFRVLNPLKFVQMMKMFHSEVEIPEPQIILIMKSCLSLTMQQLNRKQWSSGLDLSASDQITTTITVISIFTKWLMNDSFDHFQAANVDLLTSKVNECKSTSDFNTWVRIEEDLILAFVGFDHFHDKQSIRKAFHQYSQEFHEYVSLKEENRVAEISEKLKATNIRHFSSWDAQFKQVEIPKILAGIAALWFTSTPKTVEFPNLTEAHGLHGFQILCILRMLGVDDPKTGVSKHFSEIPPGEGRTLIIRLIAILLALTGHSVRVLCCNGYQMKKNRADLNRVFDVLDVEKSISYCTAWDFFRYGAVLLNGTRVLSSGFAKNSAERLMTGSLDNSVLLIDDKNVCLGYSYYQQFVIILPGLDKIQTKIWNLTIKSTEENAVKNCIYEFIESSEFPEKDRWKTFLSLPGEFKWISENNKEKSFTNRELFNTHLSDMIRDARIVHQNYGWAFGCNYYKTFHYLANEKSQISTKTGDKMNYGFLMMELPRSKLSAAFSDFPLVFGVFGGKFHKYQINYLEKFCDIKEWTKMPSVFGCSKLQFDKKANFYQAIDESSYLDKIFNSARKVIDSHRSVIIVCCSKERTKILENNYGKHFTRINFMYEDTPNEEKQRIIDEIGGAGIVTVVEKKMASGLDYKSSETVERNGGVHVMQIFFTYDTIEETRIKGLTARHGNQGSYEIITSHFTNSYDELNKDRASRIQSDLKYIASTHSQLTRKKEVLRTFVNTFKF, encoded by the coding sequence ATGGAACCGGTAAGGAATAATGAAGCGGAAGAAAATTGTGCGGCTGACGCTTCCGCTTCGAACGAGACCCAAACGATGACGGAACCGAACAGATCGAGTGGAGGAAATTTGGACGAGAACCGCAATTCAGTTGAGTTCACAACGATGTCGCAGGATCTTCGTAGCGGGATTTTGTCCACTGATTCCAATGAATGTGAAACCAGCACCCAGCGGTGTTCCGATTTTACTCTTAGTCAAGCGCGAAAATTTCGATCCCCGGCTGGCAACGAATTCATCAAGAAGAAAACATCAACCTGTAAGAAAATCAGTCAACTCAACTTTTCTGCCTGTTTTACACTGGAAACGTTGGAAATTAAACTTCATAGCGAAGGCCGGTTGATGTTGGTGGACGATGATCTGCTGGCAAGAGTGACGATCGCGAGACCGGAACTGTTGGATGGAACACGTAATTTTCAACAGGCAAAGCAAGTTACACTGGAGCAGATTCGGATTGAGGAGGTATTTTTCGATGGTCTTCTTTTGGAACGAAACCAGCTACGAACGGATTTCGTGAATATTCTCAAAGATGTGGGATCGAAAACGGCAATCGATCGTCGCTTTGCAATGGACTGCATTTCATTGAAGACCATTTTTGGCGATGACGTTAGTTGCGGGCTGTCAAACTatcagtgtgtgtgtgagaAAATTATGAAAAGTCGGTCTTTTTCAGTGCAGCTCACCAACGCGGTGACAAAGTTGTATGACGTCGAATGTTCTCTGAAAAGAAGGAGTGAGCTTCTTCCGTGCATTCCGTCGGAAGATAATTTTCCGATATTGGTTGAAACTCTGAAGCAGATTCTGTCAAATGCAAGTGATGTTCATAGAAAGTGTTTATTGGAACAAGTGCCAGGATATTTATCgagtgatttggaaaatgtttcaCCCGGAAGAATCATGTTAATCAGCAGCAGAGATGTTGGGATTCTTGCCGATGTGGAAAATATTCTGGATGGAGTTGATTTCCAGAAACCTTTGAAAAACTTGGCAAATCGCTTCACCGCTAATGTGAATGGTTTTGATATTAGTGCATTTAGTGTAGAGCAATCATTAATCAATCCAACTTTTGTTCTTCTGTGCAAAAGCCTGAAGGATCTCCtgcaaaaaatcgtcaaaaactcGAACATGCAGTGTTCAGATTTGATTCAAATTGACACCAACACCTTTTGGAATCCGACACCCGAGATAACCTGGAAAATCAAAGGTAATTCAGGAAAATGTTTGGAACACGAAtatttgttcattttcaaaCTGCTGAACCATTTTGAGCCTGGTTCAAACGCCGACTGCAATTCATTCGAATACAAATCCAAGCTTTTTGTGGGTTCCGAAAACTGCAATCTAGCGATTGATCCTAGTCAAACCATGCAGGAATCGTTCATTTTGTGCTGTTTGTTGGATGATGCTCTGTCTTCGATTGCGACCAGAAATCAACTGAAAGCTTatgaaaaaattcttcaaaaatatgtttcTTTAAATCAAAAAGTAAATCAAGATGAGCTAGAGTTCGTTCGAGTCGTGAGTCATGCTTTGGTGGACTTCATTGCTTGTACCGTTGAACTTGTGGAGAAGGACGAAGAAGACAATTTGGAGGTCGACAGGAAAATACTGCAAAAACACCTTCATCTACTCATTCCAGAAATGTCGCTTGGCTCTTCAAATACGAATCGATTCCACGAAATGGTcgaagtttttattttattttggaactATAGGAAGAATATAATTGCAAAGTTTTCTTCTAAAATTGATCTTCCAGAGATGAACGAACTCGCGCCAAAATTGTTGGATGTCGTACAGTTGGTTttggagaaaagtgaggaagctGAActggttttggagtttttcaatACATACAATGCTTTTGTGTTTCAACTCGATGCTCTGTCATTTGATTGGATCGTAAAAACCATTTCCGGGCTTGAGATGCAAAATATGATTCCATACAAGTTGATCGAACCATTGAACCAAGAACGCTTTCCGGACACATTCCGAGTGTTAAATCCGTTGAAGTTCGTTCAGATGATGAAAATGTTTCATAGCGAAGTTGAAATTCCTGAGCCCCAGATTATTCTCATTATGAAATCGTGTCTTTCCCTTACCATGCAACAGTTAAATCGGAAACAGTGGTCATCAGGACTCGATCTTTCAGCATCAGATCAAATCACTACCACAATAACTGTGATTTCAATATTCACAAAGTGGCTGATGAATGATTCTTTCGACCATTTTCAAGCAGCTAATGTGGATTTACTAACCAGCAAAGTTAATGAATGTAAATCTACAAGTGATTTTAACACTTGGGTAAGAATTGAAGAGGATTTGATTTTGGCATTTGTCGGATTCGATCATTTTCACGACAAGCAATCAATTCGAAAAGCATTCCATCAATATTCACAAGAGTTTCATGAATACGTATCTTTGAAAGAAGAGAACAGAGTCGCTGAAATATCAGAGAAATTGAAAGCAACAAACATTCGTCATTTCAGTTCTTGGGATGCTCAATTTAAGCAGGTCGAGATCCCGAAAATCCTTGCTGGAATCGCAGCTTTGTGGTTTACTTCAACACCTAAAACGGTAGAATTTCCTAATCTGACAGAAGCTCACGGACTGCACGGTTTTCAGATCTTGTGCATTCTGAGGATGCTAGGAGTGGACGACCCAAAAACGGGAGTGTCTAAACATTTTTCGGAGATTCCTCCGGGAGAAGGAAGAACGTTGATTATTCGACTGATCGCCATTTTGTTGGCGTTGACGGGGCACTCAGTGCGTGTGCTTTGCTGCAACGGatatcaaatgaaaaaaaatcgagctGATCTGAATCGAGTTTTTGATGTTTTGGATGTCGAAAAAAGTATTAGCTATTGCACTGCTTGGGATTTTTTTAGATATGGTGCCGTACTATTAAATGGCACACGTGTTCTTTCATCGGGATTCGCGAAGAATTCAGCTGAGAGACTGATGACAGGATCCTTAGATAATTCCGTGCTTTTGATTGATGATAAAAATGTGTGTCTAGGATATTCCTACTACCAACAATTTGTTATCATATTACCAGGACTCGATAAAATTCAAACTAAAATATGGAATTTAACAATCAAATCAACTGAGGAAAACGCCGTCAAGAATTGTATTTATGAGTTTATTGAATCATCCGAGTTCCCAGAAAAAGATAGATGGAAGACTTTTTTATCACTGCCAGGTGAATTTAAATGGATCTCGGAAAACAACAAGGAAAAATCCTTCACAAATCGAGAGTTATTTAATACACATTTATCTGACATGATTCGCGATGCTAGAATAGTGCACCAAAATTACGGTTGGGCATTTGGCTGTAATTATTATAAGACGTTCCACTATTTAGCTAATGAGAAATCGCAAATTTCAACGAAAACCGGAGATAAAATGAATTATGGATTTTTGATGATGGAATTACCCCGTTCAAAGTTATCCGCAGCATTCAGCGACTTCCCTCTCGTTTTCGGGGTATTTGGAGGAAAGTTTCACAAATATCAAATTAATTACCTCGAAAAGTTTTGCGACATCAAGGAATGGACTAAAATGCCCTCGGTTTTCGGTTGCTCAAAACTTCAATTCGATAAGAAGGCAAACTTTTATCAGGCGATCGACGAAAGTTCTTACTTAgacaaaattttcaacagcgctcGCAAGGTTATCGATTCCCATCGTTCGGTTATAATAGTTTGCTGTTCTAAAGAGCGAacgaaaattttagaaaacaacTACGGGAAGCATTTTACTCGGATTAACTTCATGTACGAAGATACACCAAATGAAGAGAAGCAACGGATTATTGATGAGATCGGTGGTGCTGGAATTGTAACCGTGGTAGAGAAGAAAATGGCTTCAGGACTTGACTACAAATCCAGTGAGACCGTAGAAAGAAACGGGGGAGTGCACGTGATGCAAATATTTTTTACCTACGATACTATTGAGGAAACCCGGATCAAGGGACTAACTGCCAGGCACGGGAACCAAGGGAGCTACGAAATAATTACTTCGCATTTTACAAATTCGTACGATGAATTGAATAAAGATAGAGCAAGTAGGATTCAAAGCGACTTAAAATACATAGCAAGTACACATTCTCAACTAACTAGAAAAAAAGAGGTTCTGCGAACATTTGTGAATACATTTAAGTTTTAA